From the Solea senegalensis isolate Sse05_10M linkage group LG16, IFAPA_SoseM_1, whole genome shotgun sequence genome, one window contains:
- the LOC122783128 gene encoding sodium-coupled neutral amino acid transporter 3-like: MQHVSNISIAVMYVMYFLAALFGYLTFYGEVEAELLHTYSRIDPYDTLILCVRVAVLTAVTLTVPIVLFPVRRAIQQMLFPNKTFYWPRHIAIAAVLLTFINLLVIFAPNILGIFGIIGATSAPCLIFIFPAVFYIRIVPKEEEPMRSVPKILAACFAGIGFLFMIMSLSFIIIDWTSGSSKASSGH, encoded by the exons ATGCAGCATGTGTCCAACATCTCCATCGCAGTCATGTACGTCATGTACTTCCTGGCTGCACTTTTTGGATACCTAACGTTCTATG GTGAAGTGGAGGCGGAGCTGCTTCACACCTACAGCCGCATCGATCCGTACGACACGCTGATCCTGTGCGTGCGCGTGGCCGTGCTCACCGCCGTCACACTCACTGTGCCCATCGTGCTCTTCCCC GTACGGAGAGCAATTCAGCAGATGTTGTTCCCCAACAAGACGTTCTACTGGCCTCGCCACATCGCCATCGCCGCCGTTCTGCTCACCTTCATCAACCTGCTCGTCATCTTTGCTCCGAACATCCTGGGCATCTTTGGGATCATCG gtgCCACGTCTGCCCCGTGTCTCATCTTCATTTTCCCCGCCGTCTTCTACATCCGTATTGTTCCCAAAGAAGAGGAGCCGATGCGCTCGGTGCCCAAAATTCTG GCTGCCTGTTTTGCAGGGATAGGCTTCCTGTTCATGATCATGAGTCTGAGCTTCATCATTATTGACTGGACGTCGGGCAGCAGTAAAGCCAGCAGCGGTCACTAG